The genome window CCCGCCTGTCCGTGCCGGTCATCGTCGACGCCGGCGTGGGCACGGCGTCCGACGCCTGCGCGACCATGGAGCAGGGCGTGGACGGCATCCTCATGAACACGGCGATCGCGGAGGCGGAGGATCCGGTGGAGATGGCCGGCGCCATGCGGCTGGCGGTGGAAGCCGGCCGGCGCGCCTACGTCGCCGGCCGCATGCCGCGGCGTGAATGGGCGGTGCCATCGAGCCCGCTCGAGGGCGTGCCGCCGCCGGCTTGAACCCCCGCGCGGCGGCCCACCGGATTCTGGGCGAGGTGCGGCGCGGGAAGCTCTCGGACCGCGCGGCATCCCGCATCCTTCCGGCCGTGGACCCGGCCGACCGCGGACTCGCGCTGGACATCGCGTTCGGCTGCCTCCGCCTGCGCGCCCGCCTCGATGCCTGGATCGGGGTCTGCGCGGACCGGCCGCCGTCCCGCATGGACCGGGCGGTGCGCGACTGGCTTCGCATCGGCGCGTACCAGTTGACGGAGCTGCGGACGCCGGACCACGCGGCGGTGGGCGAAACCGTCGGCGCGGCGCGTTCCGCCCTGGGGCGCCGACGCGCGGGGTACGTGAACGCCGTCCTCCGGACGCTCGCGAGGCGCCGTGAGGCCGATGCCGGCGACGGTCCGGGCGCGCTTGCGGGCGACGATCCGTTTCCCGATCCGGACGTGGATCCGGTGGGACACCTGTGCTCGTGGGGTTCGCACCCGGAGTGGCTCGTCCGGCGGTGGCTCGCGCGCTGGGAGCTGGCGGACGTGCGGCGGCTCGTTGAACAGCAGAACCGGCCGCCGGACGTCGTCGTACGCATGCTGACCGGGGACGATCCGGCGCCGCCCGACGGCGTGGAACTCGAGCCGGTGCCCGGTTGGCCGCGCTCCTTCCGGCTCGAGAGGGGACTGCCGGAGACGGCGCTCTCCGGCCTGCGGGCCGTGATTCAGGACCCTGCGGCCTCCGCCGTGGTAGATTACGCAGGGGACGGGCTCGCGGAGCCCGTACTCGACGTGTGCGCGGCGCCGGGCACGAAGACCCTCGGGCTCGCCGCGGAGTACGGGGTGCGGGTCGTGGCGCTCGACATCTCGCGCCGGCGGCTGGCCCGCCTCCGCGCGCCCGCCCCCCCGCTCGGGCTGCCGGTGAGCGCGGCGGTCGCCGACGCGCCGCGGCTTACGGTCGCCGATGCCGGGACCGTGCTGGCCGACGTGCCCTGCACGGGCACCGGAGTGCTGCGGCGGCGGGCCGACGCCCGCTGGCGGCTCGGACAGCAGGGCCTCGACGACCTCGTGGCGCTGCAGCGCGAGATCGTGGACGCGTGCGCCGCGGCCGTGAGGCCGGGCGGGCTGCTCGTGTACAGCACGTGTTCGCTCGAACGCGAGGAGAACGAAGAACAGGTGGACGCCTTCCTGGACCGCAGGCCCGACTACCGGCGCGAGCCGCCGGGCGCGGACGCGCGCAGCGATTGCGTGACGCCGCGCGGCGATCTCTTCGTGCGCCCGTGGCTCACCGGCACGGACGGCGCGTACGCCGCGCGTCTGCGGCGGATCGCGTGAGAGTCCCGTGAAACTCCTGCGCGCGGTCCTCCTCTTCGCCGTCCTGTTCGGCGCCGGCTACCTGTACGCCGCGGTCCGGCTCTTCCCGGCGGCGGAAGATCCGACCGACGTGGACTTCACCGAGATCCCGGACCTCACGGGCGTATCCCTGGCCGAGGCCGGGGAACGCCTCTCCGCGCTGGGGCTCGTCTCCGCCGAGCAGGGCCGGCTCCACCACGGCGAGATTCCCGCCGGCGCCGTCGTCGCCCAGCGGCCGCTCCCCGGCCAGCTCGCCCGCGCCGGCGACACGGTCGTGCTCACGGCGAGCGCCGGTATCGAAACGCGCCGCGTGCCCGATCTCGCCGGACTTCCGGGCGGCGAGGCCGCGACCCTCCTCACCCGTCTCGGCTTCGAAATCGATATCGAGGAGACCGACGAGAGCGCCGTCGCCGGCGCGATCCGGACCGAGCCCGCCGCGGGGACGAGCCTTCCTCTCCCCGCCCGCGTCCGCCTCTTCGTCAGCCAGGGGAAGGCGATCGTCTCCGTTCCCGATCTCCAGGGTCGCCACGTGGACGACCTCGAGCTGCTCCTCGAGGAGGTCGATCTGCGGCTCGGCGCCGTCCGCTACCAGGTCGAGGCTCCCGAGGTGCAGGGCCGCGTCATCTTTCAGAGTCCGGCCCCCGGCTCCGCCCTGCGGGGGGAGGGGCTCGTCTCCGTGATCGTGGCCGGGACGCCGCCCGACTCGGCCACCGCGGATCTCACGAGGGACGCCGCCCGCGACACGGTTCCCGCGACCCCCGGCGATCGGGAGGGCCAGGTGGAGGGCTAGATGGACTTCAAGAGCGCGTTCACGAAGAACTGGCCCTACAAGCTCGCGGCGATCGTGCTGTCGGTGCTGCTCTGGCTCAGCGTATCGGCCGAGGCCGAAATCGCCGAGCAGCCGGTGTCGACGCTGCTCGAGATCCAGGTGAGCGATTCCGCGTGGAGTCTGCGCGAGGTCCGGCCCGCCGAGATCACGACGACGTTCCGCGGCCGCCGGAACCAGATGTTCGCCGCCCGCTTCGAGAGACCCGTGATCCGGAAGGTTCTCGACCAGATCGAGGACACCGTGGTCCAGGTTCCGCTCTCGACCTCGGAGGTCATCTACGACCGCGAACTCGGACTCGATCCCGTGGGAGTCTCTCCGGGAGCCGTCACCGTGTATCTCGAGGAGCGGGTGACGAAGCGGGTCGCGGTCTCCGGCCGAACGGATGCGAGGGCGGCGGCGGGCGTGCTCGTCGTCGGCATGCAGGTCGCCCCCGACAGCGTATGGCTCCAGGGGCCCGCGTCCTTCGTCAACCAGATCTCCGAGGTGACGACGGCCACGCTCCAGGTCGGCGCCGTCTCCACGCGCGTGACCCAGCAACTCGAGATCGCGCTGCCGCCGGACCTCGCGGGACTCTCGGTCGAGCCCGCCACCGTGATCGCGACCGTCGACGTCGACTCTCTCCGCACCCGCCTGTTCGCGAGCGAAGTCGTCACCACGGGCCCGCGCGCCC of Candidatus Palauibacter soopunensis contains these proteins:
- a CDS encoding transcription antitermination factor NusB; translation: MNPRAAAHRILGEVRRGKLSDRAASRILPAVDPADRGLALDIAFGCLRLRARLDAWIGVCADRPPSRMDRAVRDWLRIGAYQLTELRTPDHAAVGETVGAARSALGRRRAGYVNAVLRTLARRREADAGDGPGALAGDDPFPDPDVDPVGHLCSWGSHPEWLVRRWLARWELADVRRLVEQQNRPPDVVVRMLTGDDPAPPDGVELEPVPGWPRSFRLERGLPETALSGLRAVIQDPAASAVVDYAGDGLAEPVLDVCAAPGTKTLGLAAEYGVRVVALDISRRRLARLRAPAPPLGLPVSAAVADAPRLTVADAGTVLADVPCTGTGVLRRRADARWRLGQQGLDDLVALQREIVDACAAAVRPGGLLVYSTCSLEREENEEQVDAFLDRRPDYRREPPGADARSDCVTPRGDLFVRPWLTGTDGAYAARLRRIA
- a CDS encoding PASTA domain-containing protein; this encodes MKLLRAVLLFAVLFGAGYLYAAVRLFPAAEDPTDVDFTEIPDLTGVSLAEAGERLSALGLVSAEQGRLHHGEIPAGAVVAQRPLPGQLARAGDTVVLTASAGIETRRVPDLAGLPGGEAATLLTRLGFEIDIEETDESAVAGAIRTEPAAGTSLPLPARVRLFVSQGKAIVSVPDLQGRHVDDLELLLEEVDLRLGAVRYQVEAPEVQGRVIFQSPAPGSALRGEGLVSVIVAGTPPDSATADLTRDAARDTVPATPGDREGQVEG
- a CDS encoding CdaR family protein, which produces MDFKSAFTKNWPYKLAAIVLSVLLWLSVSAEAEIAEQPVSTLLEIQVSDSAWSLREVRPAEITTTFRGRRNQMFAARFERPVIRKVLDQIEDTVVQVPLSTSEVIYDRELGLDPVGVSPGAVTVYLEERVTKRVAVSGRTDARAAAGVLVVGMQVAPDSVWLQGPASFVNQISEVTTATLQVGAVSTRVTQQLEIALPPDLAGLSVEPATVIATVDVDSLRTRLFASEVVTTGPRALMAAVDPPTVTVAVTGPAAIVDGLDPADVRVTVDIPISFESTGSYPVRAQLPDAVAGTVTIDLVPERVSAGIASDPPDR